GCTTAACTATCGGTGGTCATACTCATACATGTACTCGTTCTCGGTGTGTACAGTTCCTACGCTATGGCATTACTTTCATTAGTGAAACAGCACATAATGGAAAGCGCAGATACATGAGTCTCCAATGCGCGCGTAGCACACGCCGCAGTGACCTGTCGCATTTATTATGGTCCATAATACATGAAACATTTGGATTTAACACaatcactgccagacaaaaaacgccacactaccccagaaaccggtggtctatagctgcgtacaaaacaacccgcccagcgggttgtccggcatctgaacaaagttcacgagcacccaccaggtgggttcccggcagtgaatgtgttaaaatcaATCGCGTAGGAAGTAAACATTCCCGTGTTTTAAAACcgaatgaaataaaacaaatataacttTGCTTCAAATGTCTGTACAAGCTAAGACTTTTTTAAATTGACCTTATGACTTGTTTCAGAATGCACAATGTTGTGAACAATGTAGCGATCGAGGAGCCAATGGAGGAGGAGTGGACCTACGACCCCAACGAGCCGCGCTACTGCATCTGCAACCAGGTCTCCTACGGCGACATGGTTGCCTGCGATAATCAAGACGTAAGCCTACAACATTTCTACTTTACAGTCAACTTGAAATCCTAAACCCATTGCTTTAACATATTCACTGAAAATGTTAACCGACTGCAAAAGTGGGAGGATCTCAGTTGCTTGGAGTCTTATACTTGGCAGATAGTCCCAATGTCTCTAAGTTTTGAAGAGAATACCGCTGTTATCTAAGACAGAAAAGCAATAATTTTACGTCAATACAAGTTAACTTTTCTGGAACTACACATTTTCCAACGTATGTATGTTATAGAAAATCTATAAGACCGAAAAGAAATACTCACATATGTAATATCAAGTAATATACagtaaaatttgtaataacaTTCTTAAGGGACCACGCATAAATTCCTCTTAAGCGAAAAATCGTATTAAGCGTTTTCAGTTAGTTGGGAAGAACAAAGGCGTTAGACATTTCTGTGGGTGATCGACCTTTCTCGCGAGTATATTTTTACCATATTTTCtaccagcgattgataataaacatagatgacgaactagctctgcaaaatgaccccacacacattgtgccgaagcaggccgtcaactttgtgccgcggagctatttagttcgcaaatggcggcccgttgtcacagtcatagtaagaagtattaaaattatatctttaaccgaagaaaaaatatgccttattgtgcggataaatgatgtgctaggcgttccaacaaacactggaaaaaatatggaattacttttcacgtatagtttagctaggataatattattttgatttctcttaATCAAAACAggctttatatggggatgatgttatgcattttaaacaaccattgatattaagaaactttcataatttgttcaggttgttgttttaataatttaaatttgtgataaTAATACGAATCGCCGTTGTAGGTGGAGGTCttttatgtgtactttcttACTAAATCCTggtatctcgctgctatttataacttttcgttaagttcacggacggctggaccgatttggctaattttagtattggaatatttctaggtccagggacggtttaaacggtgaaaaaatatggagagaatacgaggaaaatagtaaaaactataatgatattttcccatacaaactgttcctatgacgtcgtgttcaatacgaatttctgcatgtttgctctgatcaagatgaaaatcgatatctgaggttCCTAGAGGATCTTTATAATGAATATGAGgtcaaaaatgaaacaaacgccCGCCATAttggatttctgcattttttTCCCTGATCATAAcgaaaatcgatatctaaggaTCGAGCGGTCCaatattatgattctgaggtcaaattggGTGAAAACGCCCGACATATTGAATGTCTCCATTTTTGCTCTTATCatgatcatcattcatcatatgCAAATACTGAGAAATTTAAGATGTTGGGcgtttttgccaaatttgacctcagaatcataatgaagggtcgctcggatccttagatatcgattttAATCTCGTTCAGAGCCAAAATGCAGACATCCAAGTGGcgggcgtttttttttttcatttttttcctcAGATTCATTATATAAACGTCCTCTAGGATCCTCACATAACGATTTTCATCTTGGTCAGAGCAGAAATggaaaaattcaaaattgagGGCGCTTTTACCAAATATGACGTCAGGATCATAATGAAGGGCCGCTCGGAttctcagatatcgattttcatcttgaccGGATGAACAATTCTAAAATTCAAACAttcggcatttttttttttgatcttaaattcataataaaaggcctctcggatcctcagatatcggttttcatcttgatcgGAGTAAAATCCGAAATCCCAAATGCCAGctgtattttttcaattttgacctatcaaatttacattaatttacatctgacatatttctgtgccacctaactaaacgtcgcaggtgccctataagatgaacaacacaatgtattaattggttcgaaggcttaattgcctttaaacacgtgcgttaaacgaaaaaataataagcctttcaaataaaataatatattatcttacaaaaatattgcatttaaaacatgttctatattgcatgaaaccgtctacctagagttggtttccattgtcatgtattttcaagtgacaacgctacagccaatcacagtgcctcattttataatagaccaatcgtagttcgggtggtttaaattgactaatcatggtcaaatgaagtttcgtcgaagaaaacaagacctgaacttgacgagttgcaattggtccgttattagtattgcgtgttttaatagtggggccacttttacccTGATATTTTGTTAgacgttagtcttctatgtttttttcgttcgctgttttctactgacaaatagATTTGCCAGACTATAATATTAGTTAGACATCGCAATTTATTCCAATAGccattaatacattttttttgttttagtgtCCCTATGAATGGTTCCACTACCCGTGTGTGGGCATCACGGCCCCGCCGAAGGGCAAATGGTACTGCCCGCAATGCCAAACCAATATGCGACGCAACAGAGCACACCGCAagaactaaataaacattatacaaatattcCATGCTTTGATCGTATTCGTGTCTGTAATCATGGTTACATCCAATAAATGTAcactattaattatttcattttttatttatttatcatgtttATCATATTATTGAATTTTATCATATTAGTACCACTCGAGGTGGTGGGTAAAATAAGAATTTATGATATATATGGACTGGTTAAAGATTTGTGGCGCAATTTTGATGTACTCACGCACACGTAAGCTTTATTTGTAGGAAAGAGACAAAGTAATCATAATCATGTATTCGTTGCAAACCATGGTATTTACACATGTTCCtaaaattagataaaaataacgtaaactattattttttggtTTTATGGATAAGGGGGTTTTTTGCGTgccatttatttgtttttgtttgataaaATAATTGTGTAAACCAGATTTAGTGGTAAACTTAGCTTAACCACCAGACAATGTCTTCACCAGCTGCCCGAGTTAAGTAAGAGttggtaaataaactatttttattttttatttatttataagtggtAGGTAGACCCAAACTAGATTAAATAGATTcacttataatttatagatGTGACTGCTAcaaatattatcattttaatCGACATTTCCCACTGGGTGCATGGAATTCTCTTACTCTGTTTGGGTTGCCGTGGCATTTGACTTTTTGTTGTTATATATACCATCCAATACTTGAAGGCTCGTGTCTTTGACGCCTGAGACATATTTAAACGGGGCCTCTGTTAACCTGACCCTAACATTCTTGCTTTTAAAAAACTGTAaggaaataaaatgcattaataaTTATGTCTATTTCTGACTCACGTTAGTTAGGTATCAGTTTAGTTATTAACAACTTCATACTTACTTTTCTGACAAAATAGTAATCTTTTTTTTGGAGCAGAAGGATCCTATACAGAATGTGACCATTCTAAATAATATGGGTAGCCATGCCAAATCAGAATATTTTCAGCACTTAGTTTTCCATGTACAAATTTCGATCTGTAAAAGCATTTCAGAGCCGCtactattgtattgtaaatatctTCACAAAGATCTGCACAATAGCTAGCCAATTCCTGAGCAGGTTCTTTGGTGTATTCCCCGCCATGCttagatgggaataggcgctaaatacaaatcattcccatctgtggcCACCTCTTGTATGGTGGTGGTCACGTtgggcggggacagatggggaTACACCGGTTTTTTGTGCTTGATCCAACcatgtttataattaaaatattattgtggCAACACACAGGGTAAGGAACGGCATGCATCAAATGAAATCTTTAAATTCTCATATGTTCATATTCTCTCTTAGttcacttataaataaataaatattcatcactgctcaatttatatattttgacagcattatataaaaaatcacaaaaagaaTCTGGCCATCTGAAATCTGGAAATTACAATAGAGCTTCTACCTTTCCCAATCACATCATGATGGTCCTAAGGAATGCTCATCTATTAGCTTCTCCGAGAGAAGAGTTATATACTTGTCCAATTTGTATTAAGGGGAGGGTCATTTTCTTTCCTCTTCCTCGTTTGAAACCATTTTTCTATAGGTAGAATTTCTGTGTacagtacagtacccctagtgtaaatttaatcgacatcataacgtgacgaacgcgtttgcgttaagtctcattttgtataggattttgaggttccaaaacgtcccgcttggcgcgctctttctaaattcaatacaaaatgagactaaacgcaaacgcgtacgtcaagtttcgaaatcgaatttatttacactaggggtacaggtatcCAAGACTGGctcaaaaaaacataaatatgaaatatagaaATAAGTCAGTTTTCTCGTGCAcctattttacaataattatacatagAGGTTTTTCGTGTTGCAAAAGTTTTACAATATGAGGTGATCCTGATATGAGTCCTAAATCATTCAAATTGGTATCTTAAATTAACctatattttcagaaaataaaataataaaaaccggccaagagcatgtcgggccacgctcagtgtagggttcagtagttactcttccgtcacaataagctaaactggagcttaaagtatagtaaattgttaaccaagggatgaaacagAACCTTTCacataggcaaatttgcataatcagtacctaattaaagtaagtctttttactatgacgggggaaactttttgcgataactcaaaaacagctaaactgatcatgtccgctatagttttcatttaatgtatttcttaagcttccaagatttttttcatattttttggacctatggttcaaaagttagagggggggacacatttattttttctttcggagcgattatctccgaatttattcactttatcaaaaaatgtttgttgaagacccctattagttttgaaagacctttccaacgataccctacaCTGTAGGGAAGtaagctttctagcactaacgaccacggagcaaagcctcggacagacagacagacagacggacatggcgaaactataagggttcctagttgactacggaaccctaaaaatgggggTCTCAAAAAAATGAACAATCCTAATCTAACTAATCTAAACTCGACTAACTTGTTTCATACGCAGTAGTTGGCACCACTACATTACTGTCATGTCTTAAGGGTGTAGACCCTGGGTCTTAAGGGTGTACACGATTGGAAACGAGATTTCGATTTAGGCCCGTCCAGATGATATGATAAAATTTacaacgtaaaaaaaattggcgtcAATCTATAAGTGACGCAGCTGTAAAAGAGAGCGAGAGAGAGTTATGCTGACCGGACCAAGGTCGCGGTCCGGTAGTTCCGGTACGCCCGTTTATAAAAGCTTTTAACAGACGTACAGCGGATTAAGTATAAAGAgtcctccacactcgtgcgcaaatcgaggcgcgaagccgcgaacgcgagtgtggatggccctcgcgtcgattttgcagattgttcacgccttctcGCCTTATTCTCCGTTTTTTGTcagtatttggcccgcgtcaaaggagacgcgaagcgcgaacttgcaagaccacactcgcaatcgcttcgcgccgcgattcgctcacgagtcggttaatctgaactgtcataaccttctatggcggctacttggttatattgagtgcgaacttgatcaaccaaaaatcaatttgacattcccagtttgaatcagtgccgtgccgcaaactaaatccgatcagctgacgcttcggcgccatcttgccgcgaaccaaactgcgaaatcgccgtgaagtggtgcgagtgtggagtctacgtcaacgtcgcggtatgttcgctccgccaAGTCGCGCTGCGATTCAcacgcatagtctggaggggacttaataatatatatgtatgtagcgGCGGACCACTTTCCACTCGATCAAATAGGTACCAAGTtcgcggtccggtacgcccATTTGTAAGTGCTATAAAGcccttaatttaatattttcctcATGTTTCaagtttcaatattttttaatacaagtaACAAAACTTGTACTCCAAATTCGTTCATATTCTTATTGCAATATGGTTGAAATTGTTAATGTATAAAACTTATATTTCTTCGCTTTGAAGTCTATTATGACATTTACATTTCATTGAGTTTTTGGGTTACGAACAGACGGCATTCTTTCTAGCAATTTCGTGCTAGTGCGAGATATTTCAATTTTTAAGaagcataattatattgattacAATAAACTGCACTAAGGATCTGTCTTGGTaactaaaattttttttgagagaACGTTTAGTGAGAAAATTGTAGGTCATCATTCCAGTATGTCAGCGAAAATAATCGAGGTAAGCACATGTTTTCttataaacaaacatttatCTTCATTGTTTCTACTAttgaaataacaaaacaaaaaatcgtTATAAAGAATATGATAGATTTAAAGACTATCAATCTCAAAATAAACTGACTGTAAATAGTTTCATTGTTTTACTGTAGTTAAAGAGCGACATCGAAGAGCTAAATGATTTGCTGAAGCTAGCAAAACGCAAAAAAGTACAAGATGTACTGTCGCTCGAGATACGAAAACTGGAAACTGAGTTGATCAACTTGAAAGATAAAGAAGAGAGCCAGAAGGCCGCTGCGTCAGCTGCCGAATCTGCTGCTCCGACCACCTCTAACGCACCGGCTGGTTCACAAAAACGttatcaaatcaaattaaatggatatggtaagtaaataattctagTTTGTAGTTAGTAATAATTCATTACTAAAAGAGGTAttgtataatacaaaataatgaataagtagtgaataaatttttcaccttacgcctaTGTGACGGTGGCGAAAccgccaagccatatattttgactaaggtgtagagttcgttaagttagggcttgtagagatAGAGGCTTGGCTCTCCAAGAGATCTGATAAGTTTTTGACAATGCGAGTCTTATGGTttcatcttggcaacattttacttaAGATGTTTTTGGATTACAATTAATACTTACCTTAATTGTATTTTTGAATTCCAGGTTGGGACCAGTCCGAAAAGTATGTCAAAGTATTTGTGACCTTGAAAAATGTCCAGAATGTCCCGAAAGAGCAGGTGTACTGCAAACTGACAGAGCACTCCATGGAGCTGCATGTGGACAACCTGGAGAACAAGGACTATGTGCTGGTGATCAACAAGCTGCTGGAGCCTATTGTAGTGGAAGACAGCCATTGGAAACAGAAAACAGGTTTGTAATTGATTCATTTAAATTGGACCATTGAATTGAGGGGCTAGCCCTAGTCTTATCtatacatcttataaaacaaagtccacCACCACATTCTTCTGTCTGCATGTTCCCAAAAAACTCAAGCTACTGAGTGGATGtagttttcacctatcaatagaggtATTCCTGaagaaggtttaggtgtatcaTTTTATAAGATTTACCCTTGCGAAGCTGGAGCAGGTTGTTAGTTTAAGAAAAATGTGAATGTTCTACTATCATGATTCTTGAAGACCCCAGTTACTGGATAATGTACAGAGACATACAGGGTGATCTACATTAGTTATCAAGTTTGAAGTGAGaactaatttgtactatttagtacctccttcctttaaaaaattgtacctcacggtacttaaagttatcaccaaaaaacagtacacccgccattctgactgtcagaatggcgggtgtactttattatgccatgttcccgtggttactgataaattctataaaagccaaatttttgtaccttcatatcttatacctttaaacaagcaattcttggatatacatatttctgtgatctcggaaacggctctaacgatttcgctgaaatttggtatatgggggtttttgggggtatacaatctatctagattagtcttatgtttgggaaaacgcgtgttttcgagttttcatgcgtttttctttcgacgcagaatatggtcgctaatttcgtgttgccgcccactgtccgtctggtccagcgggttaagacgcggactgctaaacgagtgttacgggttcgaatctcgcccggtgactaacttttgtttttttttatatgttcaagtttatatataattttttaatttttattgttttagacaagttttatttagtaaaaaaatgacctatgtaataagagaaactgacaatagatggcgttactctgtgacaagtgctgtaaggttaaaatcgattgtaaataataataattgtcagttcacattttactttttaagtttatgtagattatcacctatagaccaccattacaataaatatttataaccgagctttcgcccaggtactattcgATTGTAATacaagtcattttatttgtggtttccaagttttactcattttatattttgcttgctgtTACAGTTTTGCAGGCGTTATCATTTTTCAAGCAGGCTATTACTATTGTCGGCTATACTATTGAAGCAGGGAATTGAATACACGGAATGTAACGATATTACAGCGATGTCAGTAGAATATTTATTCGAAATATGTAGTGTAGAAATTAGtaaattaaatctaatattGATCAACTTGTACTGGCCGGATAGCAAAAGATTGCCTGACCTATTTTTTGAACTGTTAACTAAACTAATGCAATACATACAGCATAGATATAGCAAAAAAGATGTTATCATCGGTGGAGATTTTAATGTAAACATCTTACAAGAAACGAAATGCTCACTAACACTActaaatttaatgaaaactttcCACTTTCACCAAAACGTTAGAGAACCCACCAGAGTAACTAATACTAGCTCTACATGTATAgatcttatttttaaaaattttcatCGCGAAAATTGCTATATTCAAGTACGCGATTATGGGCTATCAGATCACAAAGGTATATTAATTAACCTCCCGTCGGTTGCTTTCGACACAAATAGTACTTGGAATATTATGAAAAGGTTGTATAACGACAAAAATtgcttaaattttaaaacagaactaattaaagttaattttcaaaacattatatcCCCAGCACAAACGGTAAATGATAACTATAATCAATTCTACAacgttatcaaaaaaatattgaacctATGTATAcctaaaatcaaaattaaaatcaaaacaaaatctAAAAAGGCATGGTTGACAAAAGGTATTAGACAATCGTGCAAACATAAAAGATTACTTAAAGTATTTATATCTCAAGCCAATAATGAAAACCTAAACAAACACTATAAGCAATATgagaaaacattaaaaaaagctgTGATAACCTCAAAAAGGCTGCACAATATAGAAATGATTAAAAAATctgataatataataaaaacaatgtggTATGTAGTAAAAAGTGaaaccaataaattaaataaaaaaaatcgaattaatatcaaattaaaaactcTAAACACAATCATAGATGAGCCAAAAGCAATCGCTAACACGTTCAATAGCTTTTTCTTGTCAGTCGGAAATCAAACGTTACCCTCGACGAGTAGACCAGTAATATCAACAACTAAAAACTCAATGTACTTACGACCAGTATCAGAACTCgaagttaaaaatataataaaaaacttaaaaaacaaacgaagCTATGGATACGATGAAATGCCACCTTATTTAATTAGA
This Cydia pomonella isolate Wapato2018A chromosome 16, ilCydPomo1, whole genome shotgun sequence DNA region includes the following protein-coding sequences:
- the LOC133526167 gene encoding calcyclin-binding protein; the encoded protein is MSAKIIELKSDIEELNDLLKLAKRKKVQDVLSLEIRKLETELINLKDKEESQKAAASAAESAAPTTSNAPAGSQKRYQIKLNGYGWDQSEKYVKVFVTLKNVQNVPKEQVYCKLTEHSMELHVDNLENKDYVLVINKLLEPIVVEDSHWKQKTDMVVIFLAKAQPNVKWSHMTSLEKKADDQHKNRFKTDDMMDKKDPQESIMSLMKNMYETGDDEMKRMISKAWYEGQQKKKTGIDSMEL